A genomic stretch from Streptomyces sp. QL37 includes:
- a CDS encoding decaprenylphospho-beta-D-erythro-pentofuranosid-2-ulose 2-reductase, with the protein MKDAFGAPRSLLVLGGTSEIGLATARRLIARRTRTVQLAGRPSPALERAAAELRELGADVRTVAFDALDSASHEEVLGKLFTDGDIDMVLLAFGVLGDQARDEEEPLSAVRVAQTNYTGAVSAGLVCAGALQAQGHGSLVVLSSVAGERARRADFIYGSSKAGLDAFAQGLGDALHGTGVHVMIVRPGFVRSRMTAGREEAPLATTPGAVADAIVTGLRRRSETVWVPGTLRVVMSALRHVPRPLFRRLPVR; encoded by the coding sequence GTGAAGGACGCCTTCGGTGCCCCGCGTTCCCTGCTCGTCCTCGGCGGCACCTCGGAGATCGGGCTGGCCACCGCGCGGCGGCTGATCGCCCGCCGCACCCGGACCGTCCAGCTGGCCGGCCGGCCCTCCCCCGCCCTGGAACGCGCCGCGGCCGAGCTGCGCGAGCTGGGCGCCGACGTCCGTACCGTCGCCTTCGACGCGCTCGACTCCGCCTCCCACGAGGAGGTGCTCGGGAAGCTCTTCACCGACGGGGACATCGACATGGTGCTGCTGGCCTTCGGGGTCCTGGGCGACCAGGCGCGCGACGAGGAGGAACCGCTCTCCGCGGTCCGGGTGGCGCAGACCAACTACACGGGTGCCGTCTCGGCGGGCCTGGTGTGCGCCGGCGCACTCCAGGCGCAGGGCCATGGGTCGCTGGTGGTGCTCTCATCGGTGGCCGGCGAGCGCGCCCGGCGCGCCGACTTCATCTACGGGTCGAGCAAGGCGGGCCTGGACGCCTTCGCGCAGGGGCTCGGAGACGCGCTGCACGGGACAGGGGTGCACGTGATGATCGTGCGCCCCGGTTTCGTACGTTCGCGGATGACCGCCGGACGCGAGGAGGCGCCTCTGGCCACGACCCCGGGGGCGGTCGCGGACGCGATCGTGACGGGGCTGCGGCGGCGCTCGGAGACGGTGTGGGTCCCCGGAACGCTGCGCGTGGTGATGTCGGCCCTGCGGCACGTGCCGCGTCCGCTGTTCCGGCGGCTGCCGGTGCGGTAG
- a CDS encoding YihY/virulence factor BrkB family protein, whose protein sequence is MDWLKNLPVVGPFVARLMETHAWRSYETLDRVHWTRLAAAITFLSFLALFPLIAVGAAVGAALLSPRQLDKIEDKLAEQVPGISDQLGIDSLVAHAGTVGVVAGVLLLFTGVGWIGSMRDCLRAVWEKDDVDEGNPVVRKLKDAGLLLGLGGAALATLAVSTVASTAIGWTADRLGIPEDGVGGVLLQAAAVVVAVLADFLILLYLLTLLPGVEPPRRRLIVAGLVGAVGFELLKLLLGSYMRDVASKSMYGAFGVPIALLLWINFSAKLLLVCAAWTATPGKDGTREKEGAEVSDGGGDAPGRAAASAG, encoded by the coding sequence ATGGACTGGCTGAAGAACCTCCCCGTCGTCGGGCCGTTCGTCGCACGGCTGATGGAGACGCACGCATGGCGCTCCTACGAGACGCTGGACCGGGTCCACTGGACCAGGCTCGCCGCCGCGATCACCTTCCTCAGCTTCCTGGCGCTCTTCCCGCTGATCGCCGTCGGTGCCGCCGTCGGCGCCGCGCTGCTCTCCCCCCGGCAGCTCGACAAGATCGAGGACAAGCTCGCGGAGCAGGTGCCCGGCATCTCGGACCAGCTCGGCATCGACAGCCTCGTGGCCCACGCGGGCACGGTGGGGGTCGTCGCGGGTGTGCTGCTGCTCTTCACCGGCGTCGGCTGGATCGGCTCGATGCGGGACTGCCTGCGCGCCGTGTGGGAGAAGGACGACGTGGACGAGGGCAACCCGGTCGTCCGCAAGCTCAAGGACGCGGGTCTGCTGCTCGGCCTCGGCGGGGCGGCGCTCGCGACCCTCGCGGTCTCGACCGTCGCGTCCACGGCCATCGGCTGGACGGCCGACCGCCTGGGCATCCCCGAGGACGGTGTGGGCGGGGTGCTGCTCCAGGCGGCCGCCGTGGTCGTGGCCGTCCTCGCCGACTTCCTGATCCTGCTCTACCTGCTGACCCTGCTGCCCGGGGTGGAGCCGCCGCGCCGGCGGCTGATCGTGGCGGGGCTGGTCGGCGCCGTCGGCTTCGAACTCCTCAAGCTGCTGCTCGGCAGCTACATGCGGGATGTCGCCTCGAAGAGCATGTACGGCGCGTTCGGCGTGCCGATCGCCCTCCTCCTCTGGATCAACTTCAGCGCGAAGCTGCTGCTGGTCTGTGCCGCCTGGACGGCGACGCCGGGCAAGGACGGCACGAGGGAGAAGGAGGGCGCGGAGGTCAGCGACGGGGGAGGCGACGCACCAGGTCGGGCAGCGGCCAGCGCCGGTTGA
- a CDS encoding D-alanyl-D-alanine carboxypeptidase, producing MPALKKTVMTVLSAALLSVSVVSPAGAADKDKTDDKQPKPSGPMSTVGGKRLGEVGTQVNLGPGAPVLPKDLTARSWIVADAEDGQVLASHNAHWRLPPASTLKMLFADTVLPALQPKSLTHLVTEDELAGVGEGSSLVGVKEDHSYTVHDLWLGVFLRSGNDAVHVLSEMYGGVDATVAAMQRHAEELQALDTTVISPDGYDAPHQVSSAYDLTLFARSGMQKADFREYAATATAEFPGEQKKGKKRESFEIQNTNRLITGDIGVEPYKGIAGVKNGYTSHAGNTFTGIAERDGKVLLVTVMNPSSEESHAVYKEAAGLLDWGFSAGGKVTPVGELVPPKSAVVSKGSEPASGTGKGAAKEREPATTAHAAAAGSNGVWTALSVAGGALVVLAAGVFLVNRRWPLPDLVRRLPRR from the coding sequence GTGCCTGCTCTGAAAAAGACCGTAATGACGGTCCTCTCTGCCGCGTTGCTGTCCGTATCCGTCGTCAGTCCCGCCGGGGCGGCCGACAAGGACAAGACCGACGACAAACAGCCGAAGCCGAGCGGTCCGATGTCGACCGTGGGCGGCAAGCGGCTGGGCGAGGTGGGCACCCAGGTCAATCTGGGCCCGGGCGCCCCGGTCCTGCCGAAGGACCTCACCGCGCGGTCGTGGATCGTCGCGGACGCGGAGGACGGGCAGGTGCTCGCATCGCACAACGCGCACTGGCGGCTGCCGCCCGCATCCACGCTGAAGATGCTCTTCGCCGACACGGTCCTGCCCGCCCTGCAGCCGAAGTCCCTCACCCATCTGGTGACCGAGGACGAACTCGCCGGCGTCGGTGAGGGAAGCAGCCTGGTGGGCGTGAAGGAGGACCACTCCTACACGGTCCACGACCTGTGGCTGGGCGTCTTCCTGCGCTCCGGCAACGACGCGGTGCACGTGCTCTCCGAGATGTACGGCGGCGTGGACGCCACGGTCGCCGCGATGCAGCGGCACGCCGAGGAGCTCCAGGCCCTGGACACCACGGTCATCTCGCCCGACGGTTACGACGCCCCGCACCAGGTCTCCAGTGCGTACGACCTGACGCTGTTCGCCCGGAGCGGGATGCAGAAGGCGGACTTCCGCGAGTACGCCGCGACGGCGACGGCGGAGTTCCCGGGCGAGCAGAAGAAGGGCAAGAAGCGGGAGAGCTTCGAGATCCAGAACACGAACCGGCTGATCACCGGTGACATCGGGGTGGAGCCGTACAAGGGCATCGCGGGCGTCAAGAACGGCTACACCTCCCACGCGGGCAACACCTTCACGGGGATCGCCGAGCGCGACGGGAAGGTGCTGCTGGTGACGGTGATGAACCCGTCGTCGGAGGAGAGCCACGCCGTCTACAAGGAGGCCGCCGGCCTGCTCGACTGGGGTTTCTCCGCCGGCGGCAAGGTGACCCCGGTCGGCGAGCTGGTGCCGCCGAAGTCCGCCGTGGTCTCGAAGGGCTCCGAACCCGCGTCGGGCACGGGCAAGGGCGCCGCGAAGGAGAGGGAGCCGGCCACGACGGCCCACGCCGCCGCTGCCGGCTCCAACGGGGTCTGGACCGCGCTGTCGGTCGCCGGAGGGGCACTGGTGGTCCTGGCGGCCGGAGTGTTCCTGGTCAACCGGCGCTGGCCGCTGCCCGACCTGGTGCGTCGCCTCCCCCGTCGCTGA
- a CDS encoding metallophosphoesterase, which produces MVVVFVLVAVAVLALLASVHRYVWRRLIGDTTAKGSLARRAGTVAAFVLPLLSVGALVSSRAGVPFPVQQVLAWPGYLWLAALLYLTLALLVGEAVRPLLRRLLARRAATAGDGHADQAPETAGRPADPDAAPDSERPGQATATASGAGPGGGSTRTDLAPRAETPAPPVADPSRRLFVARAVGGAAAVAGLGTVGLGTYGVLRGPRTKRITVPLAGLPRSAHGFRIAVVSDIHLGPILGRAHTRRIVDAINATGSDLVAVVGDLVDGSVADLGPAAEPLAGLEARHGSYFVTGNHEYFSGAAEWVDHVRELGLHPLENARVEIAGFDLAGVNDVAGESEGQGPDFARALGDRDRSRASVLLAHQPVVIDEAVEYGVGLQLSGHTHGGQLWPGNLLAELANPTVAGYERYGDTQLYVSRGAGAWGPPVRVGAPSDITVVELASPQA; this is translated from the coding sequence GTGGTTGTGGTCTTCGTACTCGTGGCGGTCGCGGTTCTCGCGCTGCTCGCGTCGGTACACCGGTATGTGTGGCGCCGGCTGATCGGTGACACGACGGCGAAGGGCAGCCTCGCGCGCCGCGCGGGCACCGTCGCGGCCTTCGTGCTGCCTCTGCTGAGCGTCGGGGCCCTGGTCTCCAGCCGCGCCGGGGTCCCCTTTCCGGTGCAGCAGGTCCTCGCCTGGCCGGGCTACCTCTGGCTGGCCGCCCTGCTCTACCTGACGCTGGCTCTGCTGGTGGGCGAGGCCGTCCGGCCGCTGCTGCGCCGACTGCTCGCCCGCCGGGCCGCGACGGCCGGCGACGGGCACGCGGACCAGGCTCCCGAGACCGCCGGCCGCCCCGCGGACCCGGACGCCGCCCCGGACTCCGAGCGCCCCGGCCAGGCCACCGCGACGGCCTCAGGGGCCGGTCCGGGCGGCGGCAGCACCCGTACGGACCTCGCGCCGCGCGCCGAGACCCCCGCCCCGCCCGTCGCCGACCCCTCCCGCCGCCTCTTCGTCGCCCGTGCCGTGGGCGGAGCGGCCGCCGTCGCCGGGCTCGGCACCGTCGGCCTCGGCACCTACGGGGTGCTGCGCGGCCCCCGCACCAAGAGGATCACCGTCCCGCTCGCGGGACTCCCGCGAAGCGCCCACGGCTTCCGCATCGCCGTGGTCAGCGACATCCATCTCGGTCCCATCCTGGGCCGCGCCCACACCCGGCGGATCGTCGACGCCATCAACGCCACCGGCTCCGACCTGGTCGCCGTCGTGGGCGACCTCGTCGACGGATCCGTCGCCGATCTCGGTCCCGCGGCCGAGCCGCTCGCCGGGCTCGAAGCCCGCCACGGCAGCTACTTCGTCACCGGCAACCACGAGTACTTCTCCGGCGCCGCCGAATGGGTCGACCACGTACGCGAGCTGGGTCTGCACCCGCTGGAGAACGCCCGCGTCGAGATCGCCGGCTTCGACCTCGCCGGAGTCAACGACGTGGCGGGCGAGAGCGAGGGCCAGGGCCCCGACTTCGCCCGCGCGCTCGGTGACAGGGACCGCAGCCGCGCCTCCGTCCTCCTCGCGCACCAGCCCGTCGTCATCGACGAGGCCGTCGAGTACGGCGTCGGCCTCCAGCTCTCCGGTCACACCCACGGGGGTCAGCTCTGGCCGGGGAACCTCCTGGCGGAGCTCGCCAACCCCACCGTCGCCGGATACGAACGCTACGGCGACACGCAGTTGTACGTCTCGCGAGGTGCGGGCGCCTGGGGCCCGCCCGTGCGGGTCGGCGCCCCGTCCGACATCACCGTGGTGGAGCTCGCTTCCCCGCAGGCCTGA